A genome region from Cetobacterium sp. ZOR0034 includes the following:
- a CDS encoding metallophosphoesterase codes for MKILIITDSHGNMGKIYDIITQENPTIVIWSGDHSWDGEECSFAFPEIKFHIVRGNCDIFDRKFNDNEIIDVEGVKIFITHGHLYNVKQNLTTLEAIAEKYKVDAVCFGHTHIPYLNIKNGIAYFNPGALKDNRYGVLLIENKELTFNYKDIK; via the coding sequence ATGAAAATATTAATAATAACAGATTCTCATGGCAACATGGGTAAAATTTATGATATAATAACACAGGAAAATCCTACTATAGTAATATGGAGCGGAGATCATAGTTGGGATGGAGAGGAGTGTTCTTTTGCATTTCCAGAGATAAAGTTTCATATAGTTAGAGGTAATTGTGATATTTTTGATAGAAAATTTAATGATAATGAAATTATAGATGTGGAAGGTGTAAAGATTTTTATAACACATGGTCATCTTTACAATGTGAAACAAAATTTGACTACATTAGAAGCGATAGCTGAAAAATATAAAGTAGATGCTGTTTGTTTTGGTCACACTCATATTCCTTATTTAAATATAAAAAATGGGATAGCATATTTTAATCCAGGAGCTTTAAAGGATAATAGATATGGAGTGTTATTGATTGAAAATAAAGAGTTGACTTTTAATTATAAAGATATAAAATAA
- the pheS gene encoding phenylalanine--tRNA ligase subunit alpha: MKNKLNALKDEASLNIQKAATLQEIDEIRVKYLGKKGEFTEISKSMRDLSPEERPAFGQMVNEVKTFITTLIEEKMNEISKEVKREQLKLETLDISLPGREVSTGGLHPITETMNFLKNIFVEMGFDVAEGPEVEFTSYNFDALNIPETHPSRDLQDTFYMSENVVLRTHTSPVQARYMEKNQPPFRMVCPGKVYRNDYDISHTPMFHQMEGLMVGPEVSFANLKAMLEQFVTRVFGETKVRFRPHFFPFTEPSAEMDVQCVICKGEGCRLCKHSGWLEIMGCGMVDPAVLAAVGYDPEEVSGFAFGMGIERITMLRYGIDDLRAFFENDVRFLKQFK; the protein is encoded by the coding sequence ATGAAGAATAAGCTGAATGCTTTAAAGGATGAAGCTAGTTTAAACATCCAAAAAGCAGCAACACTACAAGAAATTGATGAGATTAGAGTTAAGTATTTAGGAAAAAAAGGTGAGTTCACAGAAATTTCTAAATCAATGAGAGATTTATCGCCAGAAGAAAGACCAGCATTTGGTCAAATGGTTAACGAAGTAAAAACTTTCATAACTACTTTAATCGAAGAAAAAATGAATGAAATTAGTAAAGAAGTAAAAAGAGAGCAGTTAAAGTTAGAAACTTTAGATATTTCGCTTCCAGGAAGAGAGGTTTCTACAGGAGGATTACATCCAATAACTGAAACTATGAATTTCTTAAAAAATATATTTGTGGAGATGGGGTTTGATGTTGCAGAAGGACCAGAAGTAGAGTTTACATCTTATAACTTCGATGCGTTAAATATTCCTGAAACGCACCCATCAAGAGATTTACAAGATACATTCTATATGAGTGAAAATGTTGTTTTAAGAACGCATACATCACCAGTACAAGCAAGATATATGGAAAAAAATCAACCTCCATTTAGAATGGTTTGTCCAGGAAAAGTTTATAGAAATGATTATGATATATCTCATACTCCAATGTTCCACCAAATGGAAGGATTAATGGTTGGACCAGAGGTATCTTTTGCTAACTTAAAAGCTATGCTAGAGCAATTTGTTACAAGAGTATTTGGAGAAACAAAAGTTAGATTTAGACCACACTTCTTCCCATTTACAGAACCTAGTGCTGAAATGGATGTACAATGTGTAATCTGTAAAGGTGAAGGTTGTAGACTTTGTAAACACAGTGGATGGCTAGAAATTATGGGATGCGGTATGGTAGACCCAGCAGTTTTAGCAGCTGTAGGATATGACCCAGAAGAAGTATCAGGATTTGCATTTGGAATGGGAATAGAAAGAATTACAATGCTGAGATATGGTATTGATGATTTAAGAGCATTCTTTGAAAATGATGTAAGATTCCTAAAGCAATTTAAATAA
- the pheT gene encoding phenylalanine--tRNA ligase subunit beta, with protein MLISLDWLKQYVDIKEDIKELENTLTMIGQEVEAIDEQGKDLAKVVIGQVTEYGRHPEAEKLTLLKVNVGAEEELQIVCGAPNHKLGDKVVVATIGAVLPGDFKIKKSKIRGIESQGMLCSEVELGLGNDGDGIIILPEDAPLGVEYRAYKKLNDVIFELEITPNRPDCLSYIGIAREIAAYYGRKIKWPEFESKSIIESINTGHIDVRIEDKERCKRFTGKVIKNIKVGESPEWLKNRLLSMGLKPINNVVDATNYILFECNQPLHAYDLTKIADRKIIVRKASEGEKIVTLDGIERELNKGELVIADIEKPLGIAGIMGGESSKVSEETTEIFLECAYFTPENIRRTSKDLTLSSDSSYRFERGLDIENNLEVLERAADLISQLTGGEILEGSIDKYIEKYEKIEIPLNMDKLRKFMGKDIEIDIVGKILTNLGINIKTLNSTTILATPPSYRGDLTRTADLYEEIIRMYGFDNIENKMPEENIRPGIKDSMTVVVDETKEILAKLGLQEVINYSFISRDAIKMLGITEPTLEITNPISDDMAVMRPTLVYSLLANIRDNLNRNQNGLRFFEVSRVFTPKEDGLANETLRASIALAGKTSKSLWDPKPEAMDFYTLKGFVEKFLEYMGVNRYQLERSEDKNFHPGRSADIKIGKIKIGTFGEIHPEIAENMDIKREKAYVAELDLTTLLNYRAKKVKYERIVKYPEVTRDIAVVLDRDVLVGKMLEDIKKSSNLIESVAIFDVYQGDKIEADKKSVAISIVLRKKDGTLEENDINITVDKILKLIAKNYNGEIRQ; from the coding sequence ATGTTAATTTCGTTGGATTGGTTGAAGCAATATGTCGATATAAAAGAGGACATAAAAGAGTTAGAAAACACTTTGACAATGATAGGTCAAGAGGTTGAAGCTATAGATGAGCAAGGTAAAGATTTAGCAAAGGTTGTTATAGGACAGGTAACAGAGTATGGAAGACATCCTGAAGCTGAAAAGTTAACTTTATTAAAAGTTAATGTTGGTGCTGAAGAGGAACTTCAAATAGTTTGTGGAGCACCTAACCATAAATTAGGAGATAAAGTTGTAGTAGCAACTATTGGAGCGGTTTTACCGGGAGATTTTAAAATCAAAAAAAGTAAAATAAGAGGTATAGAATCTCAAGGGATGTTATGTTCTGAGGTCGAGTTAGGTCTTGGAAATGATGGAGATGGAATAATTATACTTCCTGAAGATGCACCTTTAGGTGTAGAATATAGAGCTTACAAAAAATTGAATGATGTAATATTTGAATTAGAAATTACACCAAATAGACCAGATTGTTTATCATACATAGGGATAGCTAGAGAGATTGCAGCTTACTATGGAAGAAAAATAAAGTGGCCTGAGTTTGAATCAAAAAGTATAATTGAAAGTATTAACACAGGACATATAGATGTAAGAATCGAAGATAAAGAAAGATGTAAGAGATTCACAGGAAAAGTTATAAAAAACATAAAAGTTGGAGAATCACCAGAGTGGTTAAAAAATAGATTATTATCTATGGGATTAAAGCCAATCAACAATGTTGTAGATGCTACTAACTATATACTATTTGAGTGTAATCAACCTTTACATGCTTATGATTTAACAAAAATTGCAGACAGAAAAATTATTGTTAGAAAAGCTTCTGAAGGAGAAAAAATAGTAACTTTAGATGGTATTGAAAGAGAGCTTAATAAGGGCGAGCTTGTTATTGCAGATATTGAAAAACCTTTAGGAATAGCTGGAATAATGGGTGGAGAATCAAGTAAAGTTAGTGAAGAAACGACAGAAATATTCTTAGAATGTGCATACTTCACACCTGAAAATATAAGAAGAACATCAAAAGATTTAACACTATCAAGTGATTCATCTTATAGATTTGAAAGAGGATTAGATATTGAAAATAATCTTGAGGTTTTAGAGAGAGCAGCTGACTTGATTTCTCAGTTAACAGGTGGAGAGATTTTAGAAGGAAGCATTGATAAATATATTGAAAAATATGAAAAAATAGAAATTCCTTTAAATATGGATAAGTTAAGAAAATTCATGGGAAAAGATATAGAAATAGATATTGTTGGAAAAATTCTAACGAATTTAGGTATAAATATAAAAACTTTAAATTCAACAACAATTTTAGCTACTCCTCCGTCATATAGAGGGGACTTAACAAGAACAGCAGACTTATATGAAGAGATTATAAGAATGTATGGTTTTGATAACATAGAAAATAAAATGCCAGAAGAAAATATAAGACCTGGTATAAAAGATTCTATGACAGTTGTTGTAGACGAGACAAAAGAGATTTTAGCTAAGTTAGGATTACAAGAAGTGATAAATTATAGCTTTATTTCAAGAGATGCTATCAAAATGTTAGGGATAACAGAGCCAACTTTAGAGATAACAAATCCAATAAGTGATGATATGGCAGTTATGAGACCAACTTTAGTTTATAGCTTATTAGCAAACATAAGAGATAATTTAAATAGAAATCAAAATGGATTAAGATTCTTTGAAGTATCAAGAGTATTTACACCAAAAGAAGATGGATTAGCAAATGAAACATTAAGAGCATCTATTGCTTTAGCTGGAAAAACATCTAAATCTTTATGGGATCCAAAACCAGAAGCTATGGATTTCTATACTCTAAAAGGATTTGTTGAAAAATTCTTAGAGTATATGGGTGTAAATAGATATCAATTAGAAAGATCAGAAGATAAAAACTTCCATCCAGGAAGAAGTGCAGATATAAAGATAGGAAAAATAAAAATAGGAACTTTTGGAGAAATTCATCCAGAAATTGCAGAGAATATGGATATCAAGAGAGAGAAAGCATATGTTGCAGAGTTGGATTTAACGACATTATTAAACTATAGAGCTAAAAAAGTTAAATATGAGAGAATTGTTAAATATCCAGAAGTTACAAGAGATATTGCAGTTGTTTTAGATAGAGATGTACTTGTAGGGAAGATGTTAGAAGACATTAAAAAGTCATCAAATCTAATAGAAAGTGTTGCTATATTTGACGTTTACCAAGGAGATAAAATAGAAGCTGATAAAAAATCAGTAGCTATTAGCATCGTTCTTAGAAAGAAAGATGGAACCCTTGAGGAAAACGATATCAATATAACTGTTGATAAGATTTTAAAGTTAATAGCTAAAAACTATAATGGAGAGATTAGACAGTAA
- a CDS encoding L-serine ammonia-lyase, whose protein sequence is MDSLRELFKVGNGPSSSHTMGPERAAKRFKAENPDAASFKVELYGSLALTGKGHLTDYIVIETLKPKSTEIVWMPEYVHPYHTNGMKFIALDKEGNELKSWLVFSVGGGTIMEEGQQRQGGSKVYSFGTMAEIMLWCEKNKKELWEFVTESEGESIWYFLDQIRTALEASVQSGLSKNGVLPGTIRLQRRAQSFYRKARNDKSRNGFVGRIFAYTLAVSEENGGGGRVVTAPTCGAAGVIPGLMYALKEEYNLSNEEVLKGLAIAGLIGNIIKENATISGAEGGCQAEVGSACAMAAAMACFILGGSLEQIEYAAEMALEHHLGLTCDPVGGYVQIPCIERNAAAAVRALDSAQYAMYTDGKHSITFDQVVKTMGETGKDLKDEYKETSLGGLAKYQFDGNC, encoded by the coding sequence ATGGATTCACTAAGAGAATTATTTAAGGTTGGAAATGGACCATCAAGCTCTCACACAATGGGGCCAGAGAGAGCAGCAAAAAGATTTAAGGCAGAAAACCCGGATGCAGCAAGTTTTAAAGTAGAGTTATACGGATCACTTGCATTAACAGGAAAAGGGCATTTAACAGATTACATAGTTATTGAAACGTTAAAGCCTAAATCTACAGAAATTGTATGGATGCCAGAGTATGTTCATCCGTATCACACTAACGGAATGAAGTTTATAGCTTTAGATAAAGAAGGAAACGAATTAAAGTCTTGGTTAGTATTCTCAGTTGGTGGAGGAACTATCATGGAAGAAGGACAACAAAGACAGGGTGGATCAAAGGTTTATTCATTTGGAACAATGGCAGAAATTATGCTATGGTGTGAAAAAAATAAAAAAGAGTTATGGGAATTTGTTACAGAAAGTGAAGGGGAGTCAATTTGGTATTTCTTAGATCAAATTAGAACTGCTTTAGAAGCTTCTGTACAATCAGGTCTTTCAAAAAATGGTGTTTTACCAGGAACAATTAGATTACAAAGAAGAGCACAATCGTTCTACAGAAAAGCAAGAAACGACAAGTCTAGAAATGGATTTGTTGGAAGAATATTCGCTTATACACTAGCTGTATCTGAAGAAAACGGAGGAGGAGGTAGAGTTGTTACTGCCCCTACTTGTGGAGCTGCAGGTGTAATTCCAGGATTAATGTACGCATTAAAAGAGGAGTATAACTTATCAAATGAAGAGGTACTAAAAGGTCTTGCAATCGCAGGATTAATTGGTAACATAATAAAGGAAAATGCTACTATATCAGGAGCAGAGGGTGGATGTCAAGCAGAGGTTGGATCAGCTTGTGCAATGGCAGCAGCAATGGCTTGTTTCATATTAGGTGGATCATTAGAGCAAATCGAATATGCGGCAGAAATGGCATTAGAGCACCACTTAGGATTAACATGCGATCCAGTTGGAGGATATGTTCAAATACCTTGTATTGAGAGAAACGCAGCAGCGGCAGTAAGAGCTTTAGATTCAGCTCAATATGCTATGTATACTGATGGAAAGCACAGCATTACATTTGACCAAGTTGTAAAAACAATGGGAGAAACAGGAAAAGACTTGAAAGATGAGTACAAGGAGACTTCATTAGGAGGACTTG